In Antechinus flavipes isolate AdamAnt ecotype Samford, QLD, Australia chromosome 6, AdamAnt_v2, whole genome shotgun sequence, the sequence ATTGTTATTGTATTGATAACAAAACCTGGGAGGGATAGGACAGGTAGAGAAAACTAAACTTTTGTGAACCTTCaggaaaaaaacatcaaaaatcaagtggaaataaaatggaaaccaaAAGAAGCAGCCATTCTTTCATAAATATGCAGTGGCCCCTGTTTGCAGAATGCAAAAACTGTTCCTTGAAAATTTTGTCCATGATTTGGAAAGATAGACAATCTTTTTGCATCAACTATCAGTTGGGAAGAGAAGCCCCACTGAGAATATATGGTCATACAGAGGAGAATGGCCTTGGATAAGAGATCGCACCTTCATTTGCACCTAAAATCTGATATCTCCAATCAATGCTAGAGCTGGCTGATCTATGGATCGGGAAATTACTGACCACCCAACAGGATCCAGGGAGCATGCTGAAATATGTAAGAGGAGCATTTAGATTAAGTGACATTCAAAGGGAtttgcccaaacaaaaccaaatcaacACTAATTGGAACAAAACACACAAGTGGAGGTAGGGCTGGGCTTCTTTGTATTACCTCAAATAACTCTGCTTCAGCTATTTCTCCAGTAGAGAGAGAACTGGGTCAAAGGGATGAGAATcctagtcattccccagttgaccAATGGTCAAATGATAGGAAGAAGCTGTTttgagacaaagaaatcaaaggaagttCTAATCTTACACCAAAATGCTCTgtcaatgtggatcaaagaactGCAAGTCAAACACTTCAGAGCTCCTACCTCAGACCTATCAGATTGGTccttgggaagaaaaaaggaaaacaatagctTCTGAAGGACccctgggaaaactgggacatggaTACTTGTTGAATGAAGCTGCGAATTGATACACACatttaggaaagacatttaaaactatgcccaatagccctttttgtagtggcgggaaagtggaaactgaatggatgctcatcaattggagaatggttgaataagtgaTCGAATATGAATGCTATGTAATacaattgttctgtaagaaaggaccagcaggatgatttcagagaggcctggagaaacttataggaaccgatgctgagtgaagtgagcagaaccaggagatcattatacatggcaacaacaattctgatggacttggctcttctcaacaatgagatgattcaaaccagttccaattgtttagtaatgaagagagtcagctacaaccagagagaggactattggaaatgagtatggactacaacatagcatttccacgctttctgttgttgtttacttgcattttggttttccttctcaggttttttttctttctaaatccaaattttcttgtacagcaaaataactgtgtaaatatgtatacatatgttggatttaacatacactataacatatttaacaagtattggacTACGTGCCAGCTAGGGGATGGGGtaagaggaaagaggggaaaagtcggaacagaaaagtcaatgttgaaaaattacccttgcatatgttttgtaaaaaacaaaacaaaacaaaaacacacaaaaaaatctagaatgatgataaaaatttaaattaactaACAACTATGCCCAAATGCCTATGGAACTCAGAATACATTTTGAGGTTGTAGAACCATTATTtgttctgtattccaaagagactTCAGAAAGAACCTCTCAGTACCCAATGTTTGTAGGAGCTCTTTGTGGAGAGGCTCAGAATGAGGAATGAAGGGAATGGACCTCATTGGGGACCAGCTCAACAAGCTGTGCCATTCTATTAGGGGGAACTCTCACTGTGCTCTGAGAacataaccagcaggatgatttcagaacaaCCTGGAAACATGGACAACAACTGATGCAGACACAGGcccagaaccagagaacattttCAACAGTAAAGCGGAACTGTGGGTTAAACAACTGGAAATGACTTCCCTGATCTCAGCAACCCAATGATTTTAGAGAACCCCAAAGGACTCATGAGGTAGCAGAGTcatcagagaaagaaatctagGTATCTAAGTAACGAACAAGCATATGATTGgaacttccctccctcccttcctccttccctttatccctctctccctccctccttccttctttccctctctccctcacccctccctcccttccttcctcccttccttccttcttcccttcctttctttcttccttccttccttccttccttccttccttccttccttccttccttccttccttccttcttccttccttccttcctttctcttctttatgcttctttcttttttctcgccttctttctctaattcatccactttgcttctttctctttctctttctttcttttctttcttgttcaagGACTTTTCCCACACAATTATGAATATTCAAATTATATATGCTTATGCTACAGCAAACTCTGTTTCTTTTCTGCGAGGTCAGAGAGAAATAATGACAGAAGATACTTGGGAACTCAAAACTTCAAGCAGGAAATGTCAGGcatggttttacatgtaattgaaggAAAACCAACATCATTTTATGAATAGCCACAGTGAATACCATCCCTTGCTAGCCCCCTGGTTAGGAACAGGGGGCTCCATGACCCAAAGTGGGTGAGTTTCTAGTCTTCAGGGCCctgtccaatttttaaaaatttgatgttAAAAGTCCTTTCCCTCCCTGCAGATTTTTCCTAACATCAAGGTCTGAGTGAGCTTTCTCTGCCTTACCCCGACCTCCATGAGTGCCAGGAGTCATGGACACAATGCTCCCCATCTTTGCTCCTGATTCCACAAGAGGTGCAGCCCCCTCGCCCGTGATCCCAGATCCCTCACCAGTTTCCCCCTCCTGCTGTTCTCTTTTGTAGGAAAGGGGGCAACCCAGGATCCATCTCTGCACAGGAAGGCAGAAATGAGTCCCAAGTCTCATGGATGGACTCCCAGGAATCTGCCTCCCCTGGCCTTGGTCCCCTCAGGATCCTGCTCCCAAGCCCAGCTCCTTCATTTCTGCTGGGTCAGGCACTCTTTGCTCAGCTGGCCATTTGGGCCAggccttcttctccctccctcccttctctaggCATCCATTCCCTGATCCCCTCTCACCTGACACAGCACAGGATCATGGTCCCTGGAGCCCACCTGTGGTCTTGCCCCCTTCATCCTTGGGTCATGGCTCCTTTGCCTTGTCTGCAGCAGCTTTCTCAGCCCTGCCTTGGGCCCGACTCCTCCCTCAGCCTGTTGCCTTAGGCATGGCCATGGGGCTCAGGAGCCCACCATCTTCTGCCAGGCACGTGCCTGCTGGCACCTGCTCCCAGATCTCCAGGAAGCTCCTGCTTTTGCCCTGGGCTCTCGCCATCTCCTTGTCAGCTGGGGCTGATGTCGGGGAGCCTGGAGACTCCTGCTCTGAGCTCCCAGAgggtgtgaatgtgtgagtgagtgtgagagtgtgtgtgtgtattgtgtgaaAATGTGTATGAGTGAGGTCCCTGGGACCAGGGCCAAACAAGCCCATTTGCCAATCCAGGCGCCTGGTGCTTCCAGGTGAGTCATGGCCACAAGGCCTGCTCCCAAACAAACCAAAGCCTGACCCAGAGGCAGCCAGTGTCCAACAACAGCCCAGAGAGCCAGGGGGCCTGCTCTTGCTTCTGCAGGGGGTCTGCCAGAGGGGCTGTGGGCACGTGCCCAGGCCTGTCCCCGGGGCTGCACCACAGTATAAAAGCTGGGAGCTGAGAGGGGCTTCCACAACCCACTGACTCCTCTCTCTCTTGAGATCTTCCTCCCCTGTGGACACCAATCTCTTCCAATCTCTCAGCATCATGAGCTGCTGTGGCTGTTCAGGAGGCTGTGGCTCCAGCTGTGGGGGCTGTGGCTCTAGCTGTGGGGGCTGTGGTTCCAGCTGCTGTGTGCCCGTCTGCTGCTGCAAACCTGTGTGCTGCTGTGTGCCAGCCTGCTCCTGCTCTAGCTGTGGTGGAGGCTGCAAGGGAGGCTGTGGCTCCAGCTGTGGAGGCTGCAAGGGAGGCTGTGGCTCTAGCTGTGGAGGCTGCAAGGGAGGCTGTGGCTCCAGCTGTGGAGGCTGCAAGGGAGGCTGTGGCTCCAGCTGTGGAGGCTGCAAGGGAGGCTGTGGCTCCAGCTGTGGAGGCTACAAGGGAGGCTGTGGCTCCAGCTGTGGAGGCTGCAAGGGAGGCTGTGGCTCCAGCTGTGGGGGCTGCAAAGGAGGCTGTGGCTCCAGCTGTGGGGGCTGCTGTCAGTCCAGCTGCTGCAAACCTTGCTGCTGCCAATCCAGCTGCTGCAAGCCTGTCTGCTGCTGTGTGCCTGCTTGCTCCTGCTCCAGCTGTGGTGGAGGCTGTGGGGGTTGTTGCCAGTCCAGCTGCTGTAAGCCCTGCTGCTGCCAGTCCAGCTGCTGCAAGCCCTGCTGCTGCCAGTCCAGCTGCTGCAAGCCCTGCTGCTGCCAGTCCAGCTGCTGCAAGCCCTGCTGCTGCCAGTCCAGCTGCTGTAAGCCTTGCTGCTGCCAGTCCAGCTGCTGTGCCCCCGTTTGCTGCCAGTGTAAGATCTGAGGCTCACCTCCTCCACTTCCAGCTCCCACCCACACAgctcctgtctcagtttccttgatgATGACCCAGGACCCAGGACCATCTGGGAACCCCGAGTCTGGGATTTCCTGATTTCCTTACTTAGCCTTACAACAGCCCTGTCCAAGGAGCCCTCCctatccccttcccccatcctcctCAGGCTGAAAACCTCCCCCGCCAAGTGGACATCACCCTGCCAAGAACACCCAGCAAAGGGTTGCCCAGCACACCATGTAGACCCCCAGAGGAATCTCTGGGTCATTTCCAAGGATCATCTGCCCTGCTCCCAGATGTGGGGCCATCGCTTGAGATTGCTGAGCTGCCTCCCAACGGCCTTCATTCCTGGACTCCCCAACTCTCTCCTCCAAAGGGTCTCTTTGCTTATCTTGCCTACCTTGGGCTGTTCCTGGAAACCCAGACAATCATTTTGTTTCAATAAAAACTACCCTTAACCCTGAAAATGTCTTACTTTCCTTCACAAA encodes:
- the LOC127541940 gene encoding keratin-associated protein 5-2-like isoform X1 produces the protein MSCCGCSGGCGSSCGGCGSSCGGCGSSCCVPVCCCKPVCCCVPACSCSSCGGGCKGGCGSSCGGCKGGCGSSCGGCKGGCGSSCGGCKGGCGSSCGGCKGGCGSSCGGYKGGCGSSCGGCKGGCGSSCGGCKGGCGSSCGGCCQSSCCKPCCCQSSCCKPVCCCVPACSCSSCGGGCGGCCQSSCCKPCCCQSSCCKPCCCQSSCCKPCCCQSSCCKPCCCQSSCCKPCCCQSSCCAPVCCQCKI
- the LOC127541940 gene encoding keratin-associated protein 5-5-like isoform X2, with protein sequence MSCCGCSGGCGSSCGGCGSSCGGCGSSCCVPVCCCKPVCCCVPACSCSSCCKGGCGSSCGGCKGGCGSSCGGCCQSSCCKPCCCQSSCCGGCCQSSCCKPCCCQSSCCKPCCCQSSCCKPCCCQSSCCKPCCCQSSCCKPCCCQSSCCAPVCCQCKI
- the LOC127541940 gene encoding keratin-associated protein 5-2-like isoform X3, translating into MSCCGCSGGCGSSCGGCGSSCGGCGSSCCVPVCCCKPVCCCVPACSCSSCGGGCKGGCGSSCGGCKGGCGSSCGGCKGGCGSSCGGCKGGCGSSCGCCQSSCCKPCCCQSSCCKPCCCQSSCCKPCCCQSSCCAPVCCQCKI